The Pedobacter mucosus genome window below encodes:
- a CDS encoding restriction endonuclease subunit S, giving the protein MKRYESYKDSGIEWIGEIPEHWIIKRIKHTTYVKGRIGWQGLRSEEFLEVGESYVVTGTDFKDGKINWNSCYQITKERYDEDPYIQLKEDDLLITKDGTIGKIALVKDIPTIATLNSGVFVTRPKTEDYITGFMYWILVSDVFDSFFNNNKSGSTILHLYQNVFNEFRFICPTLVEQTQIAKYLDQKTTKIDKLIADKQNLIALLNEERTAMINQAVTKGLNPNVPMKDSGVEWLGEIPAHWEVKKLRYLINIKSGKGFSNDDIDPNGIYPVYGGNGILGYTNDFTSSDVDLIVGRVGAYCGNVYLVTGSKWISDNALQIQTTQDYLFLYYLLKFLDLNRLANKSAQPLITGTMIKSETIAMPNMSEQKSIVKQIEREELRIKNLLGTINQEIELLKEYKTALISEVVTGKIDVRDEVIANCHAEPVEAHSLAN; this is encoded by the coding sequence ATGAAGAGATACGAAAGTTATAAGGATTCGGGGATTGAGTGGATTGGGGAAATACCGGAGCATTGGATAATCAAAAGAATTAAGCATACGACATATGTTAAAGGAAGAATTGGTTGGCAAGGTTTGAGGTCAGAAGAGTTTTTGGAGGTTGGAGAAAGTTATGTTGTAACTGGAACTGATTTCAAGGATGGTAAAATAAACTGGAATTCTTGTTATCAAATAACTAAAGAAAGGTATGACGAAGACCCTTATATCCAGCTTAAAGAAGATGATTTATTAATTACGAAAGATGGAACAATTGGTAAGATAGCCTTGGTTAAAGACATTCCAACTATTGCAACATTGAATAGTGGCGTGTTTGTAACTCGACCCAAAACTGAAGATTACATTACTGGATTTATGTATTGGATTTTAGTATCTGATGTATTTGATTCTTTCTTCAATAATAATAAAAGCGGTTCTACAATTTTACACTTGTATCAAAACGTTTTTAACGAGTTTAGATTTATCTGTCCAACACTCGTCGAACAAACCCAAATCGCTAAATACCTCGACCAAAAAACCACTAAAATAGATAAACTCATCGCTGATAAGCAAAATTTAATAGCGCTTTTAAACGAAGAGCGAACGGCTATGATTAACCAAGCGGTAACAAAAGGTTTAAACCCTAATGTACCCATGAAAGATAGTGGGGTTGAGTGGTTGGGAGAAATACCAGCGCATTGGGAGGTTAAGAAATTGAGATATTTAATTAATATAAAGAGTGGAAAAGGATTTTCTAATGATGATATAGACCCAAATGGAATATATCCAGTCTATGGAGGAAATGGCATTTTGGGGTACACAAACGATTTTACCTCCTCTGATGTGGATTTAATTGTTGGAAGAGTTGGTGCTTATTGTGGCAACGTGTATTTAGTAACTGGTAGTAAATGGATTAGTGATAACGCATTGCAAATCCAAACTACGCAAGATTATTTATTCTTATATTATTTATTAAAATTTTTAGATTTAAATAGGCTTGCTAATAAGAGTGCACAGCCACTGATAACAGGAACAATGATAAAAAGCGAAACAATAGCCATGCCCAATATGAGTGAGCAAAAGAGCATCGTCAAACAAATTGAGCGAGAGGAATTGAGAATCAAAAATTTATTAGGAACTATTAACCAAGAAATCGAACTTTTAAAAGAATACAAAACAGCATT
- a CDS encoding type I restriction-modification system subunit M gives MKNFKETANFIWSIADLLRGDYKQSDYGKVILPLTVLRRLDCVLQATKADVLKKYEQATVMKIQNFDPILNKVAGYSFHNRSNFDFDKLIADPNNIAANLRDYINGFSTEAREIIEQFEFENQINRMDDNNLLFMVVKRFQEIDLHPDKVSSMEMGYLFEELIRKFAEISNETAGEHFTPREVIRLMINLLFLNDHDILTKKGIVKTIYDCCAGTGGMLSVAEEYLNELNPDARLEVFGQELNPESYAICKSDMLIKGQNPVNIKKGNSISEDHLAGEQFDYLITNPPFGVKWEKIAKKVKAEHDEKGHGGRFGAGLPSTSDGSFLFLMHLIAKMKPEGSRLAIVFNGSPMFSGSPSATKNESSIRQWIIENDMLEAVIALPNQLFYNTGISTYIWLISNHKPKNRKGKVQLINAVDLFKKMSKSLGNKRNELAASHISNITETYGDFVPNDYSKIFDNKDFGYSKVTVERPERDAKGNIKLDKKGLPKADSSLRDTENIPLKDDIQAYLKREVLPHVPDAWIDESKTKIGYELNFTKYFYQYKPLRSLADIRNDIMALENETLGLIKEVIA, from the coding sequence ATGAAAAATTTTAAAGAAACAGCCAACTTTATCTGGTCTATCGCCGATTTACTTCGCGGCGACTATAAACAAAGCGATTACGGAAAAGTGATTTTACCACTTACCGTTTTACGTCGCCTTGATTGCGTATTGCAGGCTACTAAAGCAGATGTACTTAAAAAATACGAGCAAGCCACGGTAATGAAGATTCAAAATTTTGATCCAATTTTGAATAAGGTTGCCGGTTACAGTTTTCATAATAGAAGTAACTTTGATTTTGATAAATTAATTGCTGACCCCAATAACATCGCTGCTAATCTGCGTGATTATATCAATGGTTTTTCTACCGAGGCTAGGGAAATTATCGAACAATTCGAATTCGAAAACCAAATCAACCGCATGGATGATAACAACCTGCTTTTTATGGTGGTTAAACGTTTTCAGGAAATTGATTTGCATCCTGATAAGGTAAGCAGCATGGAAATGGGTTATCTGTTTGAAGAATTGATTCGGAAATTTGCAGAGATATCTAACGAAACCGCCGGAGAGCACTTTACCCCTCGCGAAGTAATTCGTTTAATGATTAATCTGTTATTTTTAAATGATCACGATATCCTCACCAAAAAAGGAATTGTAAAAACCATATACGATTGTTGCGCCGGTACAGGCGGAATGCTTAGCGTTGCCGAAGAGTATCTAAACGAACTTAATCCCGATGCCCGTTTAGAAGTTTTCGGTCAGGAGTTAAATCCTGAATCATATGCCATTTGTAAATCGGATATGTTAATCAAAGGTCAAAACCCGGTTAACATTAAAAAAGGAAACAGCATATCTGAAGATCATTTGGCTGGCGAACAGTTTGATTACCTCATCACCAATCCACCTTTTGGCGTAAAATGGGAAAAGATAGCCAAAAAGGTAAAAGCTGAGCACGATGAAAAAGGACATGGCGGGCGCTTTGGTGCAGGCTTGCCCTCAACCAGCGATGGTTCCTTTTTATTTTTAATGCACCTTATTGCCAAAATGAAACCAGAAGGTTCTCGTTTAGCCATTGTATTTAATGGTTCTCCAATGTTTTCTGGAAGTCCAAGTGCTACCAAAAACGAAAGTAGCATTAGGCAATGGATTATAGAAAACGATATGTTGGAGGCGGTAATTGCGCTACCCAACCAGCTGTTTTACAACACAGGCATTAGCACCTACATTTGGCTAATATCAAACCACAAACCTAAAAACAGAAAAGGCAAGGTGCAGTTAATTAATGCGGTAGATTTGTTTAAAAAGATGAGCAAATCGTTAGGGAATAAGCGTAACGAATTAGCTGCAAGCCACATTAGCAACATTACCGAAACTTATGGCGATTTTGTACCCAACGATTACAGCAAAATATTCGATAATAAAGATTTTGGCTATAGCAAAGTTACCGTAGAGCGACCAGAACGCGATGCCAAAGGAAACATTAAGCTCGATAAAAAAGGTTTACCGAAAGCCGATAGCAGTTTACGCGATACCGAAAACATCCCCTTAAAGGATGATATACAGGCTTATTTAAAGCGTGAAGTTTTGCCACATGTACCCGATGCCTGGATAGATGAAAGCAAAACCAAAATTGGTTACGAGCTTAACTTTACCAAATACTTTTACCAATACAAACCCTTGCGCAGTTTAGCCGATATCCGTAATGATATTATGGCGCTTGAAAATGAAACTTTGGGTTTAATTAAGGAGGTGATTGCATAA
- a CDS encoding PD-(D/E)XK nuclease family protein translates to MKELEIEYKEILNKEISKQEKREKNFLDIAGMPHYENVNSNLLQFFFDYTEDHGFKDLFLTSLLELISHKKDLSFVDWTIAREVRTINDKRIDLAILSTDEDKVIIIENKIYHLLNNDLNDYWNHYPLILEENKVGIVLSLYSLTVKDARYINITHQQLCKRVLKNLGDYILNANHKYVVYLKDFIENINTFYMSDTQKNKLKFYFEHIDKINELSKIKEDATNHILRQVTIVGETLGLPIHAKRSMDRRYFTFPELKGGILYYAIFVEDIFTSEASFRIILEGHDIEDEIQQFVIDRISDKYQNLEHIDTPHNYIHFLRQDYDFKPEDTANFSKAVLDIIERDFAEARKEVTQLLKEKGL, encoded by the coding sequence ATGAAAGAATTAGAAATTGAGTACAAAGAAATACTAAATAAAGAAATCTCAAAACAGGAAAAAAGAGAAAAGAATTTTCTTGATATCGCTGGGATGCCACATTACGAGAATGTAAATAGCAATCTATTACAATTCTTTTTTGATTACACAGAAGACCACGGTTTTAAAGATTTATTTCTTACTTCCTTATTGGAATTGATAAGCCACAAAAAAGATTTATCATTTGTTGATTGGACTATTGCCAGAGAGGTAAGAACTATTAATGATAAAAGAATTGATTTGGCAATTCTATCTACCGATGAAGATAAAGTTATTATTATTGAGAATAAGATATATCATCTTTTAAATAATGACTTAAACGATTATTGGAATCATTACCCGTTGATTTTAGAAGAAAACAAAGTCGGAATTGTGCTTAGTCTTTATTCATTAACCGTAAAAGATGCTAGATATATAAATATTACCCATCAACAGTTATGTAAGCGAGTCCTTAAAAACTTGGGTGATTATATATTGAATGCAAACCATAAATATGTCGTCTATTTAAAAGATTTCATAGAAAACATTAACACTTTCTACATGTCAGATACACAAAAAAATAAGCTTAAGTTTTACTTTGAGCACATTGATAAAATTAATGAGCTTTCAAAGATAAAGGAAGATGCTACTAACCATATACTTAGGCAGGTGACAATTGTTGGAGAAACATTAGGTTTGCCTATTCACGCCAAGCGCTCAATGGACAGAAGATACTTTACTTTTCCAGAATTAAAAGGAGGAATTTTATATTATGCCATTTTTGTAGAGGATATATTTACAAGTGAGGCGTCATTCAGAATTATTTTAGAAGGGCATGATATTGAAGATGAAATACAACAATTTGTTATAGATAGGATTTCAGATAAATACCAAAACCTCGAGCATATTGATACGCCTCATAATTATATTCATTTTCTAAGACAAGACTATGATTTTAAACCAGAAGATACAGCCAACTTTTCAAAAGCCGTTTTAGATATTATTGAACGGGATTTTGCTGAAGCTCGTAAAGAAGTTACTCAGCTATTAAAAGAAAAAGGTCTTTAG